One genomic region from Mytilus trossulus isolate FHL-02 chromosome 9, PNRI_Mtr1.1.1.hap1, whole genome shotgun sequence encodes:
- the LOC134684893 gene encoding uncharacterized protein LOC134684893, giving the protein MALSSGKTCGSCDVQQITEAAIVWCTTCDEGLCSTCLGHHKVNKASRKHETIPINQYESLEKFSSCIKQVCEKHDQTIGFYCLDHDGTACGLCIPESHRQCTGLKPIDELARHAKNSANIIDIERGFEEIGKTLEKLRNNRQQNIDTIKDDKKTISIKIRALKERLAKRLDEMEASILKALDTKVSQNLSELDQLVSKIKDKEKNLDQSRKTIKQVKEGLSDVQVFLVTKDLNKKLCEEENLVSNICRQDAAQGCSLNLQINPQLEQLFAKLNSYGEIQICKCPCGIKIGAWEQKRAQIVVPTTAIRDIDKIQLKLEQTIQLKEGVYAGCVIVPGGRMVFALCEKHQVSVHRKDGQLSTSIDVGLYPYDLAVITNNTVAVSCRDSESINIVNIDEGVVPKKIDIGGSCHGLAFYNSKLYVLVLNKGIHAYNLDGNFVRKIKVDISAEYGYLAMANDNFVYTLYEDFQNRFITCCDFSGSQIWRSSFADSGVSVDQFGNSFAANFWSNSIKFISADGKRENLLFSNSDMINSPEGVYFEKSNNTLLVTCRNGMAALYRVI; this is encoded by the coding sequence ATGGCTTTGTCAAGTGGAAAAACATGTGGTTCGTGTGACGTACAACAAATAACAGAAGCTGCCATTGTGTGGTGTACTACCTGTGACGAGGGCTTATGTAGCACATGCTTGGGTCATCATAAAGTTAACAAGGCGAGCCGAAAACACGAGACAATACCAATCAATCAGTATGAAAGTCTTGAAAAATTTTCTTCCTGCATCAAGCAGGTGTGCGAGAAACATGACCAGACGATAGGATTTTACTGCCTTGATCATGATGGGACTGCCTGCGGATTGTGCATACCGGAAAGTCATCGACAGTGCACTGGACTCAAACCAATTGACGAACTAGCCCGTCATGCTAAGAATTCTGCCAACATAATAGACATCGAAAGAGGTTTTGAAGAGATTGGAAAAACTCTTGAAAAGCTTCGAAATAACAGACAACAGAACATCGATACAATTAAAGACGACAAGAAAACAATCTCTATAAAAATCAGAGCTTTAAAGGAAAGGTTAGCTAAACGATTAGATGAGATGGAGGCAAGCATATTGAAAGCTTTAGATACTAAAGTCAGTCAAAATTTGTCAGAACTTGACCAGTTggtgtcaaaaataaaagataaggAAAAAAACCTTGATCAGTCCaggaaaacaataaaacaagtaaaagaagGTTTATCGGATGTTCAGGTCTTCTTAGTTACAAAAGATCTTAACAAAAAATTATGTGAAGAAGAAAATTTGGTTTCGAATATTTGTCGGCAAGATGCTGCACAAGGGTGTTCCCTTAATCTACAAATAAATCCACAGTTAGAGCAACTGTTTGCAAAATTGAACTCTTATGgtgaaatacaaatttgtaaGTGTCCGTGTGGGATTAAGATAGGAGCATGGGAGCAGAAGAGAGCACAGATAGTTGTACCAACAACAGCAATCCGGGATATAGATAAGATACAACTGAAACTAGAACAGACGATTCAGTTGAAAGAAGGTGTTTATGCAGGATGCGTTATTGTTCCTGGCGGCAGAATGGTTTTTGCTCTCTGTGAAAAACATCAAGTATCAGTGCACAGAAAGGATGGACAGCTTTCTACAAGTATTGATGTCGGACTCTATCCTTACGATTTAGCAGTTATTACTAATAATACTGTGGCAGTATCATGTCGAGATTCTGAATCAATCAACATTGTTAACATTGATGAGGGAGTTGTGCCGAAGAAAATTGATATCGGTGGTTCATGTCACGGCTTAGCTTTCTACAATTCCAAACTTTACGTCCttgtattaaacaaaggaatCCATGCGTATAATTTAGATGGAAATTTTGTCAGGAAAATCAAGGTTGACATTTCTGCAGAATATGGTTACTTAGCCATGGCCAATGACAATTTTGTGTATACTCTTTATGAGGATTTTCAAAATCGATTCATTACATGCTGTGATTTTAGTGGATCACAGATATGGCGATCATCGTTTGCTGATTCTGGTGTTTCAGTCGATCAGTTTGGAAATAGCTTTGCTGCAAACTTCTGGTCCaattcaattaaattcatatctgCCGACGGTAAAAGAGAAAATctacttttttcaaatagtgATATGATAAATAGTCCTGAAGGTGTGTACTTTGAGAAAAGTAATAATACTTTACTTGTTACCTGCAGAAACGGTATGGCAGCTCTGTATCGTGTCATTTAA
- the LOC134684894 gene encoding uncharacterized protein LOC134684894 has translation MCIQENHWLCTGLKPLNEFASHAKNSVDLLDVETGFEELEKTLEELKNNRIQNISEIKEGKKTIHKKIESLREQFDKHLDEIESSIFKDLDTLANQNLSEGHQLLSEMKEKEHSIEQTRATINMIKQINDGLSDVQVFLLTKDLRTKLLELERWASAICQLDASKVTSLQLEINPNIEKMFSGLRSYVQLQVYRKSCQINVRAWEQKRAQVSVPTIISTESRNIDNIQLKLERKFLLTKDTHRGCIIVPDGRMVFALCFVNQLSVYKKDGMTSTNIKVEKCPNDLAVINNNTVAVSCRDSKSINIVNIDEEIVKQSIDVGGACHGLSYYKRKLYVIVNNKGICEFDLEGYLYRTIPKDVPDSNDYLSIYNDKFVYTSNECAWNCNITCCDLGGIQIWQSPFADSGIAVDQFGNYFAAHYWSNTLKIISTDGKREKDLLSKRDGISRPEGVFFDKSNNTLLVTCERGMAALYRVI, from the coding sequence ATGTGCATACAAGAAAATCATTGGCTATGCACCGGGTTAAAACCATTAAACGAATTTGCCAGTCATGCAAAAAACTCCGTCGATCTATTGGATGTCGAAACAGGGTTTGAAGAACTTGAAAAAACATTGGAAGAActtaaaaataacagaattcAGAACATCAGTGAAATAAAAGAAGGCAAGAAAACTATCCATAAGAAAATTGAGTCTTTAAGAGAacaatttgataaacatttagACGAGATTGAGTCAagtatatttaaagatttagATACACTCGCTAATCAGAATTTGTCCGAAGGTCACCAGTTGTTGtcagaaatgaaagaaaaggAACACAGCATTGAACAGACAAGGGCaacaataaacatgattaaacaaataaatgatgGATTATCAGATGTTCAGGTCTTCTTACTCACAAAAGATCTTAGGACAAAATTACTCGAGTTAGAAAGGTGGGCTTCGGCAATTTGCCAACTAGATGCATCAAAGGTAACTTCTCTGCAGTTAGAAATCAATCCAAACatagaaaaaatgttttcggGATTGAGATCTTACGTACAATTACAAGTTTACCGGAAATCCTGCCAGATTAACGTTCGAGCATGGGAGCAAAAAAGAGCGCAAGTTAGTGTTCCGACTATAATATCTACTGAAAGTCGTAATATAGATAATATACAACTGAAACTTGAACGTAAATTTCTGTTAACGAAAGATACACACAGAGGATGTATTATTGTCCCAGATGGTAGAATGGTGTTTGCCCTTTGTTTTGTAAATCAACTGTCAGTGTACAAAAAGGACGGAATGACTTCTACAAATATAAAAGTGGAAAAATGTCCTAATGATTTAGCAGTGATTAACAATAACACTGTGGCAGTATCGTGTAGAGATTCTAAATCAATCAATATTGTTAACATTGATGAGGAGATTGTGAAGCAAAGCATTGATGTCGGAGGTGCATGTCACGGTTTATCTTACTACAAGAGGAAACTTTATGTCATCGTCAATAACAAGGGAATATGTGAGTTTGATTTAGAAGGATATTTGTACAGAACAATCCCAAAAGACGTACCAGATAGCAATGACTACTTATCCATTTACAATGACAAGTTTGTTTATACAAGTAATGAGTGTGCATGGAATTGTAACATTACATGCTGTGATTTAGGAGGGATTCAGATATGGCAATCACCTTTCGCAGATTCTGGTATTGCAGTCGACCAGTTTGGTAATTATTTTGCTGCACACTACTGgtcaaatacattaaaaatcatatctacggacggaaaaagagaaaaagatcTTTTATCCAAAAGGGACGGAATCTCTCGTCCGGAAGGCGTGTTCTTTGACAAAAGTAATAATACTTTACTTGTTACCTGCGAAAGAGGTATGGCAGCCCTGTATCGTGTTATTTGA
- the LOC134684175 gene encoding uncharacterized protein LOC134684175, with the protein MLLVYQVLCGLFFGVVYVTCGQNDQCLSQPDYQSQGLDYSRAAVRGTRYQNPKIEQLRLRRSSSIDVTAMLNRLKKYCYRSNFRSTVKHDDYKPDTYTEPQKGEWVVTSLCDSTPTSTTFKGHWVDKCYLYREWRNWVCPHVKCSQRLCNGVKAPNLYTWYVCQPDSYYYIELLLACWENKKWVLKTKRVWFPRCCGCKKYSWQCV; encoded by the exons ATGTTGCTTGTATATCAG GTATTATGTGGGCTCTTCTTTGGAGTGGTTTATGTAACTTGTGGCCAAAATGACCAATGCTTGTCACAACCAGACTATCAGTCGCAAGGACTTGACTACAGCAGAGCAGCTGTACGGGGGACAAGGTATCAGAA tccaaaa ATAGAACAGTTACGACTCAGGAGATCATCAAGTATCGATGTAACAGCAATGTTGAACCGTCTCAAAAAGTACTGTTATAG aagCAATTTCCGTTCCACTGTCAAACATGACGATTACAAACCAGATACATACACAGAGCCACAAAAGGGGGAATGGGTTGTTACTTCATTATGCGACTCTACTCCTACTTCTACTACGTTTAAAGGACATTGGGTAGATAAATGTTATCTGTACCGTGAGTGGAGGAATTGGGTGTGTCCACATGTTAAGTGTAGCCAGAG gttgtGTAATGGAGTAAAAGCACCAAATTTGTACACGTGGTATGTCTGTCAACCTGACAGTTACTATTATATAGAACTACTGCTAGCCTGTtgggaaaataaaaaatgggtctTAAAAACCAAAAGAGTTTGGTTCCCGCGCTGTTGTGGATGTAAGAAATATTCATGGCAATGTGTTTGA